The proteins below come from a single Benincasa hispida cultivar B227 chromosome 4, ASM972705v1, whole genome shotgun sequence genomic window:
- the LOC120075016 gene encoding hydroxyproline O-arabinosyltransferase RDN2-like, which yields MIGRKNAGQASPLFLVLLALTFCFVTYNLVTAIIQYGSVGREVGHNSYNRLSTDPIIEMPENVKRKKTKSPFHVALTATDAPYSKWQCRIMYYWYKQKKNLPQSEMGGFTRILHSGKPDNLMDEIPTMVVDPLPAGMDRGYIVLNRPWAFVQWLEKATIEEEYILMAEPDHIFVNPLPNLSDGGYPAAFPFFYIKPDQNEKVLRKFFPKEYGPVTNIDPTGNSPVIIRKDLIEKIAPTWMNVSLKMKEDPETDKVFGWVLEMYAYAVASALHGVQHVLRKDFMLQPPWDLDIGKKFIIHYTYGCDYNLKGELTYGKIGEWRFDKRSHLRGPPPKNIPLPPPGVPESVVTLVKMVNEATANLPNWEAT from the exons ATGATTGGGAGGAAGAACGCTGGACAGGCTTCCCCTCTGTTTCTGGTTCTCTTGGCTCTTACTTTCTGCTTTGTAACTTATAATTTGGTGACGGCTATTATTCAGTATGGATCTGTGGGAAGGGAAGTTGGACATAACTCCTACAACCGATTATCGACTGACCCCATCATTGAAATGCCGGAGAATGTGAAAAGAAAGAAGACGAAGTCACCTTTCCATGTTGCTTTGACAGCGACTGACGCCCCTTACAGCAAATGGCAATGTCGTATTATGTATTACTGGTACAAGCAGAAGAAAAATTTGCCTCAATCTGAGATGGGAGGGTTCACTCGTATTTTACACTCGGGAAAACCAGATAACTTAATGGATGAGATTCCTACTATGGTGGTGGATCCTCTTCCTGCTGGTATGGACCGG GGCTACATCGTCTTAAACAGACCGTGGGCCTTTGTGCAGTGGCTGGAAAAGGCTACAATAGAGGAAGA ATATATACTAATGGCAGAACCAGATCATATATTTGTTAATCCGCTTCCTAATTTATCTGATGGAGGTTATCCAGCTGCCTTCCCATTTTTCTACATCAAACctgatcaaaatgaaaaagttttgaGAAAGTTTTTCCCCAAGGAATATGGCCCCGTAACCAATATTGATCCGACTGGCAACTCCCCTGTAATTATTAGGAAG GATTTGATTGAAAAGATTGCTCCTACCTGGATGAATGTTTCATTGAAGATGAAAGAGGATCCAGAGACGGATAAAGTTTTTGGATGGGTGCTAGAAAT GTATGCTTATGCAGTTGCTTCGGCTTTGCACGGCGTGCAACATGTACTTCGGAAAGATTTTATGTTGCag CCACCATGGGACTTGGACATAGGTAAAAAgttcattatacattatacttaTGGATGCGACTACAACTTAAAG GGGGAATTGACATATGGCAAAATTGGTGAATGGCGATTCGACAAGAGATCGCATTTACGTGGACCTCCACCGAAAAACATACCTTTACCCCCTCCAGGAGTTCCTGAAAGTGTG GTAACCTTGGTAAAGATGGTGAATGAAGCAACTGCTAACCTTCCCAACTGGGAGGCAACATAG